One Paenibacillus sp. JNUCC32 DNA segment encodes these proteins:
- a CDS encoding DNA polymerase translates to MKLTDRERQLVDIVKESVKTGETGSLRSGGGQISKADVLAAGSRLLAERKHSERAERIAETLRSKPANFHILTDDAELPAFIERVRTECRRQMAEWTDRWRILGVETMTAGDFEGTGVDTYIDLSIGFSIWLPLLDEGYYLPYGHVDMRGEDGFDFLDDTCAFKADDKQLTRSKVLAAIKPYLSSQAHGKSFHMGSARYDLHVAIKDGYEIRGCVWDSLDAMNSLNEHEESFGLKPLIAKYGAHFGINGPIYTFEDMFGNRSPAPFSVELVGIYAIKDVLYGWKLTEWQFAQMAKAPSASGAGKLLECYALIDSKLPETDVFMARCGFVVDLDGLAELEAEFTPLLEKARQDVVDSYKIDADFVRKMDRTLNAKKVEAWVEAQRKRIARNKEAQEKQRAIIAECEAAGKTTLKKYTSAVARLAELQTEARELSPADEEHAPLFVEEFTITNGNHLAYLIYDYLGIRDRTGQFKRGKTRSTAAEILEVYYEEEEALKPLAVVAAYEKLLNTYVKKIPDALEGDGRLHSEFKAGGTATGRYSSAGYSGRPIDILSEFETEG, encoded by the coding sequence ATGAAATTAACGGACCGCGAGCGCCAACTCGTAGACATCGTTAAGGAATCCGTCAAGACCGGAGAGACAGGCAGTCTCCGGTCCGGTGGCGGACAGATTTCGAAGGCGGACGTATTAGCGGCAGGATCGCGCCTACTCGCGGAAAGGAAGCACAGTGAGCGCGCGGAAAGGATCGCGGAGACATTACGGTCAAAGCCGGCCAACTTCCACATACTGACGGACGACGCGGAATTACCAGCGTTCATCGAGCGTGTGAGAACGGAATGTCGGCGGCAAATGGCGGAATGGACGGACCGCTGGCGCATACTCGGCGTTGAAACGATGACTGCGGGCGACTTCGAAGGTACCGGCGTAGATACGTATATCGACCTATCGATTGGCTTTTCGATATGGCTGCCGTTATTGGACGAAGGCTACTATCTTCCGTACGGTCACGTTGATATGCGCGGCGAGGACGGCTTCGATTTCCTGGATGATACATGTGCGTTTAAGGCGGACGATAAGCAGCTCACACGTTCGAAAGTGCTGGCGGCCATTAAGCCGTATTTATCGAGCCAGGCGCACGGCAAGTCGTTTCACATGGGGTCGGCGCGCTATGACCTTCACGTTGCGATTAAAGACGGATACGAGATCCGCGGCTGCGTATGGGACTCGTTGGATGCGATGAACTCGCTAAATGAGCACGAAGAGTCTTTCGGTCTCAAACCGCTAATCGCGAAATACGGTGCACACTTCGGCATAAACGGTCCAATCTACACGTTCGAAGACATGTTCGGCAACCGGTCGCCAGCTCCGTTCAGCGTCGAATTGGTCGGCATCTACGCGATTAAGGACGTTCTCTACGGATGGAAACTGACGGAATGGCAATTCGCTCAAATGGCGAAAGCTCCGTCCGCTAGTGGCGCCGGTAAGCTGCTCGAATGCTATGCGCTCATTGACTCGAAGTTGCCGGAGACGGACGTATTCATGGCGCGGTGCGGCTTCGTCGTGGATCTCGACGGACTTGCGGAGTTAGAGGCGGAGTTCACGCCATTGCTCGAAAAGGCGCGCCAGGACGTTGTTGATTCGTACAAGATCGACGCGGACTTTGTTCGGAAGATGGACCGTACGCTTAACGCTAAGAAGGTCGAGGCGTGGGTTGAGGCGCAGCGCAAACGGATCGCACGGAATAAAGAGGCGCAGGAGAAACAGCGCGCTATTATCGCGGAATGCGAGGCAGCCGGCAAAACAACGCTTAAGAAATATACGAGCGCGGTCGCTAGGCTTGCGGAGCTGCAGACGGAAGCGCGCGAATTGTCGCCAGCAGACGAGGAACACGCGCCGTTATTCGTAGAGGAGTTTACGATAACGAACGGAAATCACCTGGCGTATCTGATTTACGATTACCTCGGCATTCGCGATCGTACCGGCCAGTTTAAGCGCGGCAAGACGCGGTCGACGGCTGCGGAGATCCTCGAAGTTTATTACGAAGAGGAAGAAGCGCTAAAACCGCTGGCGGTCGTTGCTGCGTACGAGAAATTGCTGAATACGTACGTGAAGAAGATTCCGGATGCGCTCGAAGGAGACGGGCGTCTGCATTCCGAGTTCAAGGCGGGCGGTACGGCGACAGGGCGGTATAGTTCCGCAGGATATAGCGGCAGACCGATCGATATTCTAAGCGAATTTGAAACGGAGGGGTAA
- a CDS encoding crossover junction endodeoxyribonuclease RuvC: MAERRRSILAKTTIHLGLDTSLTKSGFAIISVTDRKPTLVDYGLIKSNANLSDGERLRQIHAGITGIISKYPIERVIPREAGIVRFNLPTKQIFKSHGVTEFALADYEIYDINIQTVKAWARRITESPGKRNDKAMIAEAVRIFFNLPDLPLNKDGDEADAITVTLTYLIRENLIDGGIA, encoded by the coding sequence ATGGCGGAGAGGAGGCGGTCGATTCTGGCGAAGACAACGATACACCTCGGACTTGATACGTCACTCACGAAATCAGGCTTCGCAATCATATCCGTCACTGATCGGAAACCGACGTTAGTTGATTACGGACTTATAAAATCTAACGCTAATCTATCGGACGGAGAGCGTCTTCGTCAGATTCACGCAGGCATAACGGGGATCATAAGCAAATATCCGATAGAACGAGTGATACCGCGAGAAGCCGGCATCGTGCGGTTTAACCTTCCGACAAAACAGATATTCAAAAGCCACGGAGTAACTGAGTTCGCACTCGCGGATTACGAAATTTACGACATCAATATACAAACGGTTAAGGCGTGGGCAAGGCGGATAACGGAATCGCCAGGTAAGCGGAACGATAAGGCGATGATTGCGGAAGCCGTGCGTATATTCTTCAACCTGCCGGACTTACCGCTCAATAAAGACGGCGACGAGGCGGATGCAATCACGGTAACGCTGACGTACTTAATTCGCGAAAATCTAATAGACGGAGGGATTGCGTAA
- a CDS encoding AAA family ATPase: MTCELFVSKVIDENNVAAFKEFGIEPESFATPLESSVVKFTLDYAKENGGSAPSYATIVTNFPDFMYVPSVTDSFEYLARKIKEKEGKQRIAELINKELPTLYDSSDSDTVISTLQERLQSIKMGTSVRCQKGINVKESATTFLEEYEKRRKGESFKIWRSKFPSINKAIGGGYISGNVYAWFGRSGRGKSVVTMEDGIESAAQGANVLVWAMEMSRYEWLARAYSSLSARQGLVTAMIDGAKYEAGFENRALLTGNLSPEFEEGLRTFATTLPDTLAGNITLRAVDDADFSVRTIRELEADIRRTKADVVVIDPIYYMDFEANTSRTTGGDVAATSIALRRVAGATGAVIHVITQAEEDASEKTDGIRELKPPKRAEVMKSKAILQDAALLIGVDTLAQEGRGILELGKGRNGGEDTQVEIVFLPNYGIVREFETGQAAAQQFAF, encoded by the coding sequence ATGACTTGCGAACTATTTGTATCGAAAGTAATCGATGAGAATAACGTAGCCGCGTTTAAGGAGTTCGGCATTGAGCCGGAGAGTTTCGCGACGCCGCTCGAGTCTAGCGTGGTTAAGTTTACGCTCGATTATGCGAAGGAAAACGGAGGAAGTGCACCAAGTTACGCGACGATCGTTACGAATTTCCCCGACTTCATGTATGTTCCAAGCGTTACGGACTCATTCGAATATTTGGCACGAAAAATTAAGGAAAAGGAAGGAAAACAGAGGATTGCGGAGTTGATCAACAAAGAACTCCCTACGTTATACGATTCCTCAGATTCTGACACGGTAATTTCTACCTTGCAGGAGAGACTTCAATCGATTAAAATGGGAACATCAGTTCGTTGCCAAAAGGGAATTAACGTTAAAGAATCGGCAACGACATTTCTAGAAGAGTATGAGAAGCGCCGAAAAGGCGAGTCATTTAAAATTTGGCGGAGTAAGTTTCCGTCTATAAATAAAGCGATCGGAGGCGGATACATTAGCGGCAACGTTTACGCATGGTTCGGCCGGTCTGGTCGCGGTAAGTCCGTTGTAACGATGGAGGACGGAATCGAGTCCGCAGCTCAAGGCGCAAATGTTCTCGTGTGGGCGATGGAGATGTCGCGCTATGAGTGGTTAGCCCGCGCTTACTCATCGTTATCAGCGCGCCAGGGCTTAGTTACCGCAATGATTGACGGCGCGAAATACGAGGCCGGCTTCGAGAACCGCGCGCTATTAACCGGCAACCTGTCGCCAGAGTTCGAAGAAGGATTGCGCACATTTGCGACTACGCTGCCGGACACGCTCGCGGGTAACATAACGCTTCGTGCCGTAGACGATGCGGATTTTAGTGTCCGTACGATCCGTGAGCTTGAGGCGGACATTCGGCGGACAAAGGCGGACGTCGTCGTAATCGATCCGATCTATTATATGGATTTCGAGGCGAATACATCGCGTACGACAGGCGGAGACGTGGCAGCGACCTCGATCGCCTTACGTAGAGTGGCCGGAGCAACAGGCGCGGTTATCCACGTTATAACCCAGGCGGAGGAAGATGCGTCGGAAAAGACGGACGGTATTCGCGAGTTGAAGCCGCCAAAACGTGCGGAAGTCATGAAGAGTAAGGCGATCCTGCAGGACGCGGCGCTCCTTATTGGCGTCGACACATTAGCGCAGGAAGGGCGCGGAATACTCGAACTCGGTAAGGGACGGAATGGCGGAGAGGATACGCAGGTCGAAATCGTGTTTCTACCTAATTACGGGATCGTCCGCGAGTTCGAAACCGGACAAGCCGCCGCACAACAATTTGCGTTCTAG
- a CDS encoding toprim domain-containing protein, translating to MNIPIDVRAELELFEWERATWTHDRLIAVSPFRYDRTPSFYVYTADTADAKSGYWGDPGARDPEWQRGGIVKLLAFLRNETPAETLEYLRDKYGEDTSANSDGLPQLKPLRLTQETARRYRPLDSAILDHYKWRHPYLGERSISEPVQRLMRIGFDRERNAVVIPWFNPDGSLGAIKYRRVDTKVFWYERGGRPIRDMLYGIDVVYARRLRKVALVEAEVDAMTLMSAGIPAIATGGATSWNAGKRDMIARSPIEEVVILRDVDAAGRQWRNRIVADLRGSVGVSIAIVPSYVKDANELARIKGLTALNNSYKNAIYIDTLHRHVI from the coding sequence ATGAACATTCCAATCGACGTACGCGCCGAACTCGAACTCTTCGAATGGGAGCGTGCAACTTGGACGCATGACCGCTTAATCGCCGTATCACCGTTCCGCTATGACCGCACGCCATCATTCTACGTTTATACTGCGGACACGGCCGACGCTAAATCCGGCTATTGGGGCGATCCTGGCGCACGCGATCCGGAATGGCAACGTGGCGGCATCGTTAAGCTGCTGGCCTTCCTACGCAACGAAACGCCGGCCGAAACGCTTGAGTATTTGCGCGATAAGTACGGAGAGGACACGAGCGCCAACTCGGACGGACTTCCGCAACTTAAACCGCTGAGACTCACGCAGGAGACGGCGCGACGGTACCGACCGCTCGATAGCGCGATTCTCGACCACTACAAGTGGCGCCATCCGTATTTAGGCGAGCGCAGCATTAGCGAACCGGTCCAACGGCTCATGCGCATCGGATTCGACCGCGAAAGGAATGCCGTAGTTATTCCGTGGTTCAATCCGGACGGAAGTCTCGGCGCGATCAAGTATAGGCGCGTAGATACGAAGGTCTTCTGGTACGAACGAGGCGGACGGCCAATCCGCGACATGCTCTACGGAATCGATGTCGTGTATGCGAGGCGGCTGCGTAAGGTGGCGCTAGTGGAGGCGGAGGTTGACGCTATGACGTTGATGTCGGCTGGAATACCCGCGATAGCAACCGGTGGCGCTACGTCCTGGAACGCCGGTAAGCGCGATATGATAGCGAGGTCACCGATCGAGGAGGTCGTGATTCTGCGCGATGTGGACGCTGCAGGCCGGCAATGGCGTAATCGAATCGTGGCGGACTTGCGCGGGAGTGTAGGCGTATCTATTGCGATAGTACCAAGTTACGTGAAGGATGCGAACGAGTTAGCGAGAATAAAGGGACTTACTGCCCTAAACAATAGTTACAAAAACGCAATTTATATCGACACTTTACACAGACATGTTATATAA
- a CDS encoding single-stranded DNA-binding protein translates to MSIRDQLKKREEERSAPKGNGLNDGLPEGVTRYVRLGAELKDGRQFVMLADPDNWFFYHCHEDGDYATRATYVRKHTCLHSPKEVGANFTAYQKPNGGVCISCKAKAKRKLYFMIPVFDLEYMTWRVLDVKEFHANNLIGDYDKLEKAAKKFNKEYSIVGDVIKIGKTSDGKSYSLESGDADVPAEAAQFVGFAFPYEELANFREEDDIIALLNEADPDHIDKSVLPGDTVQTKTQSNDNVTPIDDGPLDISEEDLPF, encoded by the coding sequence ATGTCCATTCGCGACCAACTGAAAAAGCGTGAAGAGGAACGCAGCGCACCGAAAGGAAACGGACTGAACGACGGATTGCCGGAAGGCGTAACGCGATATGTCCGACTTGGTGCGGAATTGAAAGATGGCCGCCAATTCGTTATGCTCGCAGACCCGGATAATTGGTTCTTCTACCACTGCCACGAGGACGGAGATTACGCCACGCGCGCAACTTACGTCAGAAAACACACTTGTCTCCATTCTCCGAAAGAAGTCGGCGCCAACTTTACCGCGTATCAAAAGCCGAATGGCGGCGTATGCATCTCGTGCAAAGCGAAGGCCAAGCGCAAACTCTACTTTATGATTCCGGTATTCGACCTCGAGTATATGACTTGGCGCGTCCTGGACGTTAAAGAGTTCCACGCGAATAACTTAATCGGCGACTACGACAAACTCGAGAAGGCCGCGAAGAAATTCAACAAGGAATATTCGATCGTAGGCGACGTAATCAAAATCGGAAAGACGTCCGACGGTAAGTCGTATTCCCTCGAATCGGGCGACGCAGACGTACCGGCAGAGGCCGCTCAGTTTGTGGGATTCGCGTTCCCTTACGAAGAACTCGCCAATTTCCGCGAAGAGGACGATATCATCGCGCTGCTTAACGAGGCCGATCCGGACCATATCGATAAGTCCGTATTGCCTGGCGACACTGTCCAGACAAAAACGCAATCCAACGATAACGTAACGCCAATCGACGACGGACCGCTCGACATTTCGGAAGAGGACTTGCCGTTCTAA
- a CDS encoding helix-turn-helix domain-containing protein: protein MVPVAVRCRISDLASEKGWSLGELSRRTGISKSTLSSYDTMRTKDMPLRIAIIVSGALGVEPVDLYVWKWR, encoded by the coding sequence ATGGTACCTGTTGCCGTGCGCTGCCGTATCTCCGATCTTGCTAGCGAAAAAGGCTGGTCATTAGGCGAACTATCTCGCCGCACAGGGATAAGCAAATCAACGTTATCCTCGTACGATACAATGCGGACAAAAGATATGCCTCTCCGGATTGCCATAATAGTATCAGGCGCTCTCGGCGTCGAACCGGTTGACCTTTACGTTTGGAAATGGCGGTAG
- a CDS encoding DNA polymerase codes for MGMTITDANYHAIVRKLIADERKVAKGTNLQNMPSKGAGNRVRNQFIPREGFTFIGADLGQIEPRNMSHIMYVRYGDNSMRQIFLDGVDLYTTMAMMTFGLAQEYCVDKAYDPTGTFQPRKMMKTGQLAVSYDQSPKSFAKKMNVTDDVAHMFFENFDRTFPSFKTMVADIREFMRRHGYVETLDGRKRRFPDYKSVAAAQTKNEQRLIRLYTERKALRNITKPSPRDEQRMLAVQDEIDILAAKRGLIGYWERAAFNAVIQGTGADILKRIGIRIAQICRERGWEFNASIHDEIIVSVPDEQVTPETIALINDVMTKTTELSVPLTTDIVIQKRWMQEFGPDDWDYANNRPLPEFADKYK; via the coding sequence ATGGGGATGACGATAACTGACGCCAACTATCACGCCATTGTTCGTAAACTCATCGCTGATGAGCGCAAGGTAGCGAAAGGGACGAACCTGCAGAACATGCCGTCAAAAGGCGCAGGCAATCGCGTCCGTAATCAATTCATACCACGCGAAGGCTTTACGTTTATCGGCGCTGATCTCGGCCAGATCGAGCCTAGAAATATGTCGCACATAATGTACGTGAGATACGGAGATAACTCCATGCGGCAAATCTTCTTAGACGGCGTTGATCTTTATACAACGATGGCAATGATGACGTTTGGCCTGGCGCAAGAATATTGCGTAGACAAGGCGTACGATCCGACCGGCACGTTTCAGCCGCGGAAGATGATGAAGACCGGCCAACTCGCGGTATCGTACGACCAATCGCCGAAATCGTTCGCGAAGAAAATGAACGTAACGGACGATGTGGCGCATATGTTCTTCGAAAACTTCGACCGTACATTTCCGTCGTTTAAAACGATGGTGGCAGATATCCGCGAGTTTATGCGCAGACACGGGTACGTAGAGACATTGGACGGACGTAAACGTCGTTTTCCCGATTATAAATCCGTTGCGGCAGCGCAGACCAAGAACGAGCAGCGTTTAATACGGTTATATACCGAGCGGAAGGCGCTTCGCAATATAACAAAACCATCTCCACGCGATGAGCAGAGAATGCTCGCGGTACAGGACGAAATCGATATCTTAGCGGCTAAGCGCGGTCTCATCGGATATTGGGAACGCGCAGCATTTAACGCGGTCATTCAAGGAACAGGTGCGGACATCCTCAAGCGCATCGGCATTCGCATTGCGCAAATTTGTCGCGAACGTGGTTGGGAATTTAACGCCTCCATACACGATGAAATTATCGTCAGCGTACCGGACGAGCAGGTGACGCCAGAAACGATTGCGCTCATTAACGATGTAATGACGAAGACGACGGAATTGAGCGTGCCATTGACGACCGACATCGTTATACAAAAACGCTGGATGCAGGAATTCGGTCCGGACGATTGGGATTACGCGAATAACCGGCCGCTGCCGGAGTTCGCAGATAAATATAAATAA